The Aquicella siphonis DNA segment CGTCGCCTTGCCCGGCAGCCTGGAAACAGCGAGTCTGATCTGCTCCATAAATCTGACCAGCTTTCCGTCTTCCAGCACAGCCTTGTGCGGATACAATTCTGAACCGGGTGTGTTCAGAACCGCGTCAAAATCTGACAACCTGGCGCCGCTCAACAGAAATTTCTTGACGGTTTCCACTGCCAGGTTTTTTTGTTTTCCGGTGGGCACAGATGCGAATAGACTTGCAATCGTCCCGCCCAGAGTAGTATGGTCACTTGCGACGGCGCCGCGATCCCGGGAATAAATTTCAAGGAAACAATACAGGATTGCCTTGCTGCGTGTTTCATTTTCGTTAAATAATTCCTTGATGTTGAATAAATCCAGCATTGAGGTTTGACCATTCGTCATTAATCTGATGAATGGTTCAAGATCGATATTCTCAACATAGCTTTGCCAGTATGACTTATCCAGACCCGTCAATTCCGCCACCAACTCATCCCTGTCTTTCACATCTTGCATTACAGCCGTGCGCAGCCGCTTATTTGCACTGACCTGATCGAGATCGTGGTGAATAGCCGGTTGCAATAAACGCTGTGGATTTCGGTTCAGATAATTAATTTGATAACCGGTGATGGCAAGATGATCCGCCAACACTCTGCAAAACTGATTTGCAGCGGAATGAGATTCCGCGTACGACGCAGCCGTCCCATCAATCAAATGCCACCGTTCTCTGAGGAAACGGATAAAAGGTTCTATCGCCGCACCGCCCGGCCTGGGATTTTTCTCAAGGGCATTTTGCAAAAGCCGTCTGGCTGTGCTGAGCGCGCGTCTGGATTCCAGATAAACCGCCATATCCATATTTTGAATGTTGTCTTTTTCAAGGGCGTTCAACTCATCCAGCAGCCGCGCAGCAAAGAGCCGTATATCCTCGCTTGATTTTTTCAGCCTGTTTGTAAGAACCTGCGCTTCTTCCGGCATCTGTTCTTCCGCTTTCAGCGTTTTCAGCGTCAGCGCGGTGAGTTGTTCATCATCTCCGCTCCAGCCAGCCAAGCTGCTTGATGCCGGCACCAATAACTCGTCGGCATTTTGCAGATGCGAGGCATCCTGATTGAACTTCAGCGCATGAAAAACCGCATTTGCTAAATATTTGCAAAATACATTGGCACGGGTACCGTCATTCAGCCGATAATCCGCCCGTGACCCTTCGATTATCTTGAATCGCGCCGCCAGAAAATCAATGATGGATGACAGATTATTCCAGCTGACTGGTTCCTCGGATTGACTCAGTTTTTTCAGTCGTTCTTGCAATTCATCCAGGACAGTCTGTGACTCCAGCGAGGCAAAAGGTGAATATTCCTGCGCGCGGCTGGTTTGCTGAATTTCCAGCGCAGCCAGGGCTTCTGACGCAAAGACGCGCAGACTGCATACGCTGACCGGCATGAGAAGATGATTTTTATCGCGCGGTTTATACTGGATCCTGTTCGCAATCAGGATCAGGTTATTCGCCAAAACCTGACAATACCGGCTGGCCAGAGTATCAGGATGTGATGAATAAGTCGCGCCGGTCAGAGCCATTTTTTCCCACCGATCGCGCAGGAAACGATAAAACGGCTCCAGGTCAGTCTCAGACAGTATTTCCGCCTTGGAATCCTGGTATTGCCTCAGCAGCGCAGACAGTTCGCCCACCGTGCGCTGAGATTCCTGCCTGACCGCGGGATCAAGGCCTTGCTGGTTAATATCCTTCAGCCGCTTGAGTTCATCCTGCAATCCTTTTATCCAATCCTTAATAAGCATAGCAAACAATCCTCCTGATTGATTTATGAAGACTTTACCTGACTTCACCAAGATAAAGATAATTTCTTAAGGATTTATTAAATGCCAATCGAAATGATTTTATGACAATTTTATGACAATTTAAGAAAACCTTAACTTTATAGGTTCATGATGTAATAAGTGTTTGCAAGCATGCTGTCTTGGCCGATGTGTACTCCTGTGAGGGGAGCCGTTTCCCGCAGTAGGGAAACATGAAGTCGGGTGGCGGTTGTAAGCCGCGGCTGTCACTGTCACCCTGCTTTTTATCCGTTCTTTTCCTGAATACCCTTGACCCGGTCATTGTCTGACTTCAGAATGTGAATTCCCTCTCGCAGAAATGGATTTTTTTATGCAACGGATTGTTTTGTTCGCTCTGTTTTCGACCTTGTTCGCTACAATTCTATCCCACCCGGCATCGGCAGAATTCCCGCAAAAAAGAATTAACCGTGTGATTTATGTCACGCTGGATGGAGTGCGCTGGCAGGATGTGTACCTTGATCGCAGTCATTTTGCCAAAATATGGACATTATATGCTCCCAGATTATCGTTTTATGGCGAGCCAGGCAGTCACACCACCATGTCAGCGGCTTCCATACCCGTCAGTCTGCCTTCTTACCAAAGTCAAATGTCCGGCTCCGTCCAGCCTTGCACTGATAATGAATGCGGGCGCATCCGGGTACAAACACTGCCAGAATATCTCATCAACCGGCTGCATTTCGCCAAACAGGATGTCGCCATTTTCTCTTCCTGGCCGGAAGTAGCTTATGCAGCAGAATCAAAACCAGGCACAGCTTATTGCAATGCCGGCAACCTTCCCGTGACCGACCCCGTCTCGCACCGGCCCGATGAAGTCATGGCAGCGCTCAACCATCAGCAGGACCTGGATCATCCCGGCTACAAACCTAACCGTTATGATAAATATACCTTCGCTCAGGCATTGCATTATCTTGAGAAATACCATCCCCGGTTTCTCTGGATATCCCTGGTCAATGCTGATGACGAAGCGCATTTTCAAAATCTCCAGCATTATCACCGGATGCTGTCATATTATGACGATGCGCTGAATGGACTGTTCAAGACATTGAAATCCATGCGTCTGGATGACAGCACGATGGTGATAGTCACCACGGATCACGGCCGGGGAAATAATGAAAACTGGACGACACACGGAAAAGACTATCCGGAATCCAGCCGTACCTGGGCGTTCGTGATGAACGGCAAACTTGCGCCAACGAAGCGTGAGCGGGATACCGATCACTACGACACCCTGTCTATCCGCCCGGCGATAGAACAAGTCTTCTCATGACCACGGATAGAATCATTTTCCTTTTTTATCCAGCCCCCTGAGATAGGCCAGCCGCTCGGCAATCTTTGATTCCAGGCCTCGATTAACCGGATGATAATAAGTCTGTTTCGCCAATTCCTCAGGAAAATACTCCTCACCCGCGGCATAGGCATCCGGCTCATCATGCGCATATCGATAATCCTTGCCATATCCCAAGTTTTTCATCAATTTCGTCGGCGCATTGCGTATATGCAGCGGCACTTCCAGCGAACCGTGTTCTTTTGCGTCACGCATCGCGGCGCCAAACGCTGTATAAATCGCATTGCTTTTGGGCGCGCAAGCCAGATACACAACCGCCTGGGCGATGGTTAACTCTCCTTCAGGTGAGCCCAGCCGCTCATAAACCTCACAAGCCTGAATGGCAAGTTCCAGCGCGCGCGGATCAGCCAGGCCAATGTCTTCGCTCGCCATGCGCACAGCGCGCCTTGCGATATAGAGCGGGTCACATCCTCCGTCCAGCATGCGGCACAGCCAATATAAAGCCGCATCCGGCGCAGACCCGCGCACGGATTTATGCAAGGCGGAAATCTGGTCATAAAAGGCTTCACCCTGCTTGTCAAAACGACGCAGGTTCACCTGCATCACTTCTGCCAGCAATTCTTTTGTCACAATCAATCCCTGGTCATGATCCTGGACCAGATCTGACAATATCTCCAGCAGATTCAATACTTGACGCGCGTCCCCATCCGCCGCACGCACCAGAAGCCGCTGTAACTCGTCTGGAAAATCCAGCTTCAGTCTGCCCAGTCCGCGTTCCTTATCCTGGAGAGCTGCTTTCAATACTGTTATCAGTTCTTCTTCAGACAATCGTTTTAATACATAGACCCGCGTGCGCGACAAGAGCGCGCCGTTTAATTCGAATGACGGATTTTCCGTCGTGGCGCCGATCAGAATAAACGTTCCATCTTCCACAAATGGTAAAAAAACATCTTGCTGCGCCTTGTTAAAACGATGAACTTCGTCGATGAACAAAATAGTAGCCTGATGATTTTCCTTTCTTGCCGTTTTGGCTTCCTCTACCACCTTCCGAATATCCTTGACCCCGGAAAAAATCGCTGACAGACGTTCAAAACGCGCCTGCGTCTTGTCCGCCATTAATTGCGCCAGAGTGGTCTTGCCCGTGCCGGGCGGCCCCCACAAGATCATCGAATGTAATATGCCTTGTTCAATCGCCCGTCTTAAGGGTTTTCCTGGACCCAGCAAATGCGTCTGCCCTGAAAATTCATCCAGTGATTTTGGACGCATCCGGGTCGCGAGGGGTTGAAAAGACTCAGCAGCGGCATTGTCATTTTTTATGCGTTTCATCGATGACATCTACTTTTGAAGAAGGCTTGAATGTAAACAGCGATGAAGCCAGGCTGACATTCATTTGAATTTTTTGAAACTGAACGACAGTGGTATGGCCCAGATTATCCTGCAGCCGCATTTCACGGATTTGTTTTTTCACAAACCCCATTTGAATGGATTCAAACATATTATCTGATTTCTTTTTGGGGATAAGAGAAAACCAGCGCCATTCCGGTGAGCCGCGCTGTATGGATTTCACTGTGAAATCTTTTTCCAGACCGAGATTATCATGACTTAGCAGCAGAGCGGGCGTTTCGCCGGTTGTTTTAGACAGCGAACGTATGGTGACCTGCTCCAGATCGGGATCATAAATCCAGAGTTTGGACTGGTTGGCAATAATTAACTGCGGAATAGGCTTGGTCACCTCCCAGCGAAACTTTCCTGGACGCTGCATCGCCATCTGTCCATAGGACTTTTGCGTGACTTTCCCCTGGTTGTCGTAAGTCGTTTGCGTAAAGCTGGCGCGCATGCTTTGCACAGAATTCAACAGATCGGATAAATCCGCTGAAAAACTGTCAGCATGAGCCGACACAGCCCAAAAGAACAGGAATAATGCGCACACACGATATATAAAAGATTGTTTCATATAAACCTCATGGTGACCCGGTCTAATTGATATGACGTCAAGCCTTATTCAGCAAAGCCGCTGTTTCAATCCATGGGCGGCCCGGCCGCCAGCACTTCCCTCGCACCGCTATTATCCATGGTGCTGACCACACCCGCCGATTCCATTTCTTCCATGATACGCGCCGCGCGGTTATAGCCTATGCGTAAACGGCGCTGAACCAGTGAGATGGAAGCCCGCCTGCTTTCAGTCACGATACGCACGGCTTCATCATATAAAGGATCTGCTTCCCCGGCGCCCTGGCCTTCCCCGCCGCCAGTCTCGCCAGCTTCATCAGTCACCTCATACAGATACTCCGGTTCCCCGCAGCTGCGCCACGCCGCGACAACACGGTGGACTTCTTCATCCGCCACATAAGCACCATGAACGCGAATAGGCACACCTGCTCCCGGCGGCAAGTATAACATATCGCCGTGCCCAAGAAGCTGCTCAGCGCCCTGCTGATCAAGAATGGTACGGGAATCAATACGAGAAGAAACCTGAAATGCGACACGTGTAGGGATATTTGCCTTGATTAATCCTGTGATGA contains these protein-coding regions:
- the lolA gene encoding outer membrane lipoprotein chaperone LolA; the protein is MKQSFIYRVCALFLFFWAVSAHADSFSADLSDLLNSVQSMRASFTQTTYDNQGKVTQKSYGQMAMQRPGKFRWEVTKPIPQLIIANQSKLWIYDPDLEQVTIRSLSKTTGETPALLLSHDNLGLEKDFTVKSIQRGSPEWRWFSLIPKKKSDNMFESIQMGFVKKQIREMRLQDNLGHTTVVQFQKIQMNVSLASSLFTFKPSSKVDVIDETHKK
- a CDS encoding sulfatase-like hydrolase/transferase; translation: MQRIVLFALFSTLFATILSHPASAEFPQKRINRVIYVTLDGVRWQDVYLDRSHFAKIWTLYAPRLSFYGEPGSHTTMSAASIPVSLPSYQSQMSGSVQPCTDNECGRIRVQTLPEYLINRLHFAKQDVAIFSSWPEVAYAAESKPGTAYCNAGNLPVTDPVSHRPDEVMAALNHQQDLDHPGYKPNRYDKYTFAQALHYLEKYHPRFLWISLVNADDEAHFQNLQHYHRMLSYYDDALNGLFKTLKSMRLDDSTMVIVTTDHGRGNNENWTTHGKDYPESSRTWAFVMNGKLAPTKRERDTDHYDTLSIRPAIEQVFS
- a CDS encoding replication-associated recombination protein A; protein product: MKRIKNDNAAAESFQPLATRMRPKSLDEFSGQTHLLGPGKPLRRAIEQGILHSMILWGPPGTGKTTLAQLMADKTQARFERLSAIFSGVKDIRKVVEEAKTARKENHQATILFIDEVHRFNKAQQDVFLPFVEDGTFILIGATTENPSFELNGALLSRTRVYVLKRLSEEELITVLKAALQDKERGLGRLKLDFPDELQRLLVRAADGDARQVLNLLEILSDLVQDHDQGLIVTKELLAEVMQVNLRRFDKQGEAFYDQISALHKSVRGSAPDAALYWLCRMLDGGCDPLYIARRAVRMASEDIGLADPRALELAIQACEVYERLGSPEGELTIAQAVVYLACAPKSNAIYTAFGAAMRDAKEHGSLEVPLHIRNAPTKLMKNLGYGKDYRYAHDEPDAYAAGEEYFPEELAKQTYYHPVNRGLESKIAERLAYLRGLDKKGK